In the Festucalex cinctus isolate MCC-2025b chromosome 10, RoL_Fcin_1.0, whole genome shotgun sequence genome, one interval contains:
- the mpnd gene encoding MPN domain-containing protein, with amino-acid sequence MEAPGSPQVVEDGGEDDEEELSGGEEADLRSSSGRGSLLTRRGITLRVLLKDGLVEPGDGVLAIHYLGKNFTGDLLNDGKIRWVETGQIFNSPSAWATHCKRLVNPAKKSGCGWASVRYRGQKLAQYKTTWLHKYQPSADMSLVSEEDDDEDEEEGKSAMQAEEKNRNNKPGGLHDALAPRRTDRERIPVRYCTLGTRDVSRDPHTLVELSAFSAINRFQPFNVAVSSNVLLLMDFHCHLTTSEVVGYLGGRWDTNTQLLTVLRAFPCRTRLADRDAASAVEEEICQNLFMRGLSLVGWYHSHPRGPALPSLQDIDSQMDHQLRLQGSNNGFQPCLAVICGPYYHGNQGVASTITPFWVVPPPEQRPNDYGIPVAVEVTYVQDNFLTSDVLNEMVLLVDFYKAAPDLVHFNQYWCPDTTMMDKIKGSLSCHAPKDQAYSQILEHVYSQLSGIQ; translated from the exons ATGG AGGCGCCCGGCTCGCCTCAGGTGGTGGAGGACGGCGGCGAGGACGACGAGGAGGAGCTGAGCGGCGGCGAGGAGGCCGACCTTCGCTCCAGCTCGGGCCGAGGCTCGCTGCTCACGCGGCGGGGCATCACGCTGCGGGTGCTCCTCAAGGACGGCCTGGTGGAGCCGGGCGACGGCGTGCTGGCCATCCACTACCTG GGTAAGAACTTCACCGGGGACCTGCTGAACGACGGCAAAATCCGCTGGGTGGAGACGGGTCAGATCTTCAACTCGCCGAGCGCCTGGGCCACCCACTGCAAGCGTCTGGTCAACCCGGCCAAGAAGTCCGGCTGCGGCTGGGCCTCGGTGCGCTATCGCGGCCAGAAGCTGGCCCAGTACAAGACCACCTGGCTGCACAAGTACCAGCCCAGCGCAGACATG AGCCTGGTGAGCGAGGAAGATGACGACGAGGATGAAGAGGAAGGCAAGTCAGCCATGCAAGCCGAAGAGAAGAACAGAAACAACAAACCTGGAGGACTgcacg acGCTCTGGCTCCGAGGAGAACGGACCGAGAGAGGATCCCCGTCAGATATTGCACGCTGGGCACCAGGGACGTTTCCAG GGACCCTCACACGCTGGTGGAGCTGTCGGCCTTTTCGGCCATCAACAGGTTCCAGCCTTTCAACGTGGCCGTGTCCAGTAACGTGCTGCTGCTCATG GACTTCCATTGCCACTTGACTACTAGTGAGGTGGTGGGGTACCTGGGAGGACGGtgggacacaaacacacaat TGCTGACCGTCTTACGGGCTTTTCCTTGTCGAACGAGGCTGGCGGACAGAGATGCTGCCTCTGCTGTCGAGGAGGAG ATCTGCCAGAACTTGTTCATGCGTGGCTTGTCGTTGGTGGGCTGGTACCACAGTCACCCTCGGGGTCCGGCCCTGCCGTCGCTGCAGGACATCGACTCGCAGATGGACCACCAGCTGCGGCTGCAGGGCTCCAACAACGGCTTCCAGCCGTGCCTGGCCGTCATCTGCG GACCATACTATCACGGTAATCAAGGTGTGGCCTCTACCATAACGCCGTTCTGGGTCGTACCCCCGCCTGAG CAAAGGCCCAACGACTACGGCATCCCCGTGGCTGTGGAGGTCACGTACGTTCAAGACAACTTCCTCACCAGTGACGTCCTCAATGAAATG GTGCTGCTGGTGGACTTCTACAAAGCCGCACCAGACCTCGTCCACTTCAACCAGTACTGGTGTCCCGACACCACCATGATGGACAAGATCAAG ggCTCGCTTAGCTGCCACGCCCCCAAGGACCAAGCTTACTCCCAGATCCTGGAGCACGTCTACAGCCAGCTGAGTGGCATTCAGTGA